The following DNA comes from Rosa rugosa chromosome 5, drRosRugo1.1, whole genome shotgun sequence.
gaaTGTAATGAGTCCTatatgttaaatttatgccgtacctggatagaCTGCATgctaggatatacgacctctgccgtacctggagagaatcatacacttaaggaaaactatggtctaagtgtcgTACCtgaacttagatacgggaattgttatcaaaagaaacgaaagaatccattggttggttcaaaacgtagataagattgcttgtggttgattccgacaccctaggctcatcatcatcatattcttactttcaatcattatagactcttttcaatttcagtttatttagattcactttttaagtttctgttttcaagttattttcccattatcaacaactattttcaaaaccgtgaaaatcataagtcttagtttgagtcattgtgtgtgtcttagtcgatttgtgcttattgttttgtgtgtttttcgtttaattaacgtaggttttcatattgtgaagtgaactaatatcctcgtgggaacgacaaccccttttcttccattactatactacatccaccctgtatacttgcaggaattccatcaagttattattgcctcctaataatcatattattaccctccaataatcatattatttaccctcaagtgaattgcataaactccgaaaaccaaaatgaatacactacagacacaattgatcaatttatatgtttatTGCTCGACTGTTGAACATTTTTAAACCTCACTGGTCCTCATCATGACCACCACTTCTCCTCTTCAGTCTATTATGTGAGAAACAGTTCAAGGAAGACGACCAAAAAAACAGAAGCCGACGCTTTTGGCATCGAATTGTTCATGAACTCTCTCTCAATCGATCGGTTTAGTAGATTGCTGCTTTGGCTACCTTGCTTGTGAAATAATCGGAGGAAGAAGACCGATCGGAGAATATTCGCCAGGAACGACTTGTTGTTGAGTCCAGATCAAGCCGGAAAAAACATGATTGGATTGAATCGGTGAAAGATCGAGTCAAGGATCAGAGGTACGATCTCGCCGTCGTCTTCATTTCCGATGACTGGCGACCACGCCGCCCGGCCACCGTTGCCAAATTCTCCCCCAACGGCGAGTGGAACGTGTCCGCCGACGTCTCCGGCACCGTCAGGATTTGGGGGACCCACAACGATTTCGTCCTCAAGAACGAGTTCAAGGTCCTCTCGGGTCGGATCGACGACCTCCAGTGGTCCGCCGACGGAATGAGGACCGTCGCCTGAGGCCAAGGCAAAGGGAGACCTTGCGGCTGCGCGGGAAGTCGAGCTCACGGAGTTTATGGAAGGTTTGATGGAGAGGAGGTGTcggtgatggaggagatggaaGCTTTCAGGTGAAACAGATCTGaggcacagagagagagagatcggagaatggggatgagagagaaagagcagaTCGGGGGAGAGTGGAGAGAGACAGGGAGATgcacatgtaattaattaattgagttaagggcaaaactgtcattaaatattaaattgggtaaatgagagtAAAAAACCCTTAGTGGAGTAACTGGGAGTATATTGGCCCAAATTTtggtaagtggtcacagccccaaAAACTTATCATACCTGAATTTGCACAAAAACTCCATCGTGTCTTCCACCCAATACCAGCGTTGAAAGGACAATGGCCTGATCAGAGGAATCTCAACCCTAATCCGGTACTTGCAAACCTTCTTCCCCTGCTTATCAATCTCCTGAAAATCTCCCAAAGTATATCCGATCATTGTCATCACCCTTTCAGATCTAAACGCAGGTGGAATACACTGCAGAGTGATCCAATAGGAGGACTTCACCAAAGGCACCTTCTCAATTGGCATAACCCCATCATACTCAGCCAAAGCCACGGGAGCACAGTTAAACCCCCATGGCGCACCCCTCCACACCCTAGCCCGATCTGTAGGATCCGAAAAAGTGAACAAAACCCTACCTCCTTCAGCTTCTTCAACTTGCAGCGTCCCATTGACCCTCCAAGCAGATCGGAACATACCTAGGAAGGAACAAACCTTGAACTCTCTAGCAGTGAGAAGTTTCCCAACCATAAAGACTTCAGATTGCCGCAAGCCCTTACCTTGCGATGGACGGAGATCTACCTTCTTCTTTCCCTTTGCCAGTGCAAGAGAGGAGGCGAGTCGGGCAGCCATGGCATCAACGGAACTCATGATGAGGCAGTTGAAACTTGGACAGAAcgtcaaaaccctaaccctagagagatagagagagagagcggcgttcttatttttttggtaaaaaaaaaaaattgttctatCAATCAAAACACATTTTAAAAATTATACTTTATTTAATGGTGAGATTAAGAAACatgataatatttttttggctaGTGCAAGATttgtttttccctttctttttcttcataatAAAATTCAATAGGGGATGAGTCGGGTCCAGCCTATTTATctgttcattaaaaaaaaaaaagacaatatgaatatatataaatgagaTTTTGCATGGTTTGGCACATTGAAAGCCTAAAAGGTGTCATGACACCTGTGAAATGCGTGACATGCCGAAAAATGTTAATCATTGTTAACACTTTTTTTCTTAAGATTCTTATGTACTATAAGCTAATGATTTGTAAAGCATGATTATAACGCGTTCCAATTGATGAAAACAAACATTGAACGAACTTTCTTATGAATTCTAAGTTTAAAAAGTtgtggaaaaaaagaagaagttgtgATTTTAAATTTTGTCAATCTAAATAGTGTTCAAAAATCATTATTTAAGAGTGGAAAAATTTTGGTGAGAAAATAAGACCATGAAATTTTGGCCAAAACTCATGTGCTTTTATACTCTACAGTTTTAGACAAGAATGTGACTTTGCAAGGTATtggagaagtttttttttttttttttttcttgagacaGTAATGGAGTTTGGGCATGAactatattttatttataatatttatctttttagtttcctttttaccttgaaaataaataaatagaattatatttaataaaataaattaataattaaagCCTAAGTGAAGGGTTGAAACGCGGTAGTAAGCGGCATATTTTACTGCAATAGTGCATCGAATATATAAAAAAACCCTAGCCGCAAGAGTCTCTCTCAAATTTCTTCTCACTCGTCCGGCGACGCGTCCGACGGACGTTGTTGCCGGACGGGTAGGCCTAGTGTCTCTGTTTCTCGGCAAGTAGTGGCGTCGATCTTTGGTCAGTAGGTATTAGGTTTTGACCATTGTgagtgttgtgaaattttaattaaaactcgcaagcgcacgaatcgtcgttagtatagtgtgcaagtacgaggtcgttccaactgaggattgataattaatttaaatcctaacctaattaatccaaacacaaaaacacataaacaatcaaactaaagaaaatatggttttaaggttttcgacttaaacaaataatgtgaaaattaaagaaagaaagaaacaaataatgataaaacctaagGTTTCAGAATCAATcgctaacaatcctatttatgtttcaatgcaattaacagattcttttgtttctctagatgataattcccgtatctaagtccttctcaggtactctagaccatagttttccttaagtgtatgatgctctccctctcgggtaaagatcttatatcctaactatgtagtttatccttctcaggtataaatttaacatgcaagactcattacgctttagaaaacaagggaatcaagcaaaccattagtctttctcaagtaataatgtaatttaccacacttaatcacaagaagctaatcaaattatattgcatctctgcttcaaatttgtcttccaattactatatgcaaagccctaaggtgatcaatcaaagaacttaaacataaagcatcaattcaaatagtgattaagcattcatcataaagaaactataaatccatcaataaaacattaaaatacataaacaatcatgatggagcatcatcctaaccctagaaaaaggtttagcaaaatataactaaataaaacataggaaaaacataaaaagaatggaaggggaaaagatggggaagatggatgagtcgtctctgctccttaggcgtctacattgtgctcccgagactctccttctcatgtaaattcgtgctcccttatatagggaagatttatGCTCATCTTTAGCTTcaagtttccttgtaagacttggatttggatttctttcttcatttggaatgggaaaaccttgaaatatctcttatAGAAGTAGGAATACATtcctcattgaatcctcatctgaattaacttccttgaaacattaggattgaccatcttgtgccacggaacttgaattctccacgaatggttgtaaattcccgagcagatttcctgtccgacctatcttcactcaaataatcataactttctccagaaataTTGAAATCGAGATCTGTAAAATTATACAGAAAgttgacatccgtagctttccaatgatataaggctcattgtctgattcgatctgaataactcccagtaattcggcgaagttggatgttctgcacaggcagattctgggacctgggcgtctttcaatcctagttagctcattttaacttcttttcttctctttatgagacaaacctacaaaaacactataacaacataaatgactcgaaataaggaggactaagcataaatactaagattaagaggcaaagaaatataggaaaatatgagcacatcagtgAGTTCGTGGGGTTTTCGGCCGGCGGAGGATGGACAGATGGATTGGAATGGGCGCGACTCATCGGGACTGGATGGAGTGGCTGGATCGATCCGGCTTGGATGGTCTGGTGGCTGGCTGGGGACGGGAAACCCCAGATCGGGGGTGATAGTTGGTTCGTTCCCGATCTGGTTTAGGGGGGATGGgtggggtggtggtggtgttgagtTGGAGGTGATCCGAAATTGGGAGCGTGGATCTGATACTGATGCAGTTTGGCACTCTTCCTGCGGTGACCACAGTGGTGAGTGTCCCGGATTGCGCAGCAGGGGGCGGTGGCGAGTGTTTCGGTGCTGGGTTTGTTCTCCAACTTGGGCTTTCGAGGATTGAGGTGAAGGTGGTAGGGGATGTTTTTTGTTGGGGATTGGCCGGCGATGTTGGTTGACGGCGGTTGGGGTCTGAAGGAGGTGGCGGCGAGGTGGGTTTGTTGGTGCGACGCTGTCCCTTGCTGGGACGAAGGGGGTGGGGCGGATGGGCTTTGTCGTTGGCCTGTTTTTACTTATTTTTAGGGttgggtttttttgttttgtttttcagcaTTAAGTCATTTTCAAGGTTTTGTTTTAAGTATTAGCTGTTGGGTCGGGTGCACTGCAATTTTGGCACAGACAATCTTCTCTTCGACGGTCTAAGGGGcattcctgttctggagttgggtcagcagcggtggcgaaaATGTCTGGCGGTGGCATActagcatagacaatcatccttggccttctagtgggttgtTCCTGTCTGATTTCGGGTCGGAGGTGATGGTGATTTGGAGCATTTGTGGATTGACGTTGTTGACATTAGGGTCCAGCATTTAGTCTCAGGTCTGACTGTCCagcatttcaatttggttgggttcgaagtcacaacgagtgtagacttggtcgatcaaaggcaggtcagTAGGACTCTGAGTGGCGAGTTtgtgttgacaaagttgtgtGTCAAGGATTAACTGCTCCTGCgcattttgtctttgttgtttAATTGTTGTGCAAGTTTTAAGTCTGTAGTTGAGTCGGGGCCTTTTTTGGCTCTGTCAGTCAGTCATTTTGGAGTTCGAGTGTGAAGTCCAGTGACAATTTCTGAATATGAGATGTTGCCAAAACTCATTGtatccagttcattattaatgaagtttctccttgatcaaaaaaaaaaaaaaaagtgaagggTTGAAAAATAAAAGCCGACTTTTTATCTTGACTCCTTAACTATTTTGCAGAGCATGTTTGACAAcagagtagaaaagaatacttcaattcagggttaattttataattctattcatcccacaatgagggtatatatacaagtacaaaggagtagtctaactctaataggaaacaatctttccataattacaggatatcctaattaaataaaatcctaattacatacagatttacagcgattctacactccccctcaagttggtgcatagatatctatcatgcccaacttgtcaactgagctgtcaaataccttcctggacactcctttagtaagaacatcagctaattgctcctctgagtttacaaatggaaagcgaataacctttctgtcaagattttctttaataaaatgacggtcaacctccacatgctttgttctatcatgctgaactggattatgtgcaatctcaatggcagctgtattatcacaatgcaaatccataggctttttaagcttgtaacccaagtctttcaagacattacgaatccacaacatttcacagactccgtgtgccatacctcggaactcagcttctgcacttgatctggcaacaactttcttctttttgctacgccaagtgacaaggttccctcaaacaaaagtgaagtacccagatgtagaacgtctgtcagttttatcaccagcccaatctgcatctgtgtacccaacaacttccaattcatcttttttctgaaatagtaaccctttacctggcgccatcttcaagtacttcaaaatacgaaagactgcatccatatgctcttcactaggacaatgcataaattgactaacaacactcacagcataagcaatatcaggtctagtatgtgaaagataaatcaaccttcctacaagacgttgatacctccctttgtcagttggaacttgatcaggataaatagcaagtctgtgattcatctcaatgggtgtctccattggtctgcagtccagcatccctgtttcagcaagtaaatcaaggacatacttcctttgtgaaagcaaaattcccatcttagaccttgcaacttcaatacccagaaaatacttcagttgtcccagatccttcatttcaaactcctttgacagatacttttgcaattcattcctctctttcggatcatctcctgtaacaatcatgtcatcaacatacacaataagagctgtaatcttaccgttcttgcgtttgataaacaaggtatggtcagaattgctctgtctgtacccaaaggctttcatggattttgaaaatcttccaaaccaagctcttggagactgcttcaggccatacaaagacttcttcaatttacacaccttgccaacgtcacttgggtaattcttaacacctgggggcatatccatgtacacttcttcctccaaattcccattaagaaacgcattcttcacatcaaactggtgcaagggccaatctttgtttgttgcaagtgagattagaatccggacagtattaatctttgccacaggtgcaaaagtctcctcataatcaatcccatagcgttgtgtatatcctttggcaaccaacctcgccttgtatctattaatagttccatctgcattaagcttcacagtaaatacccaacgacaccctacagtcttctttccaaccggcataggtactagctcccatgttgcattcttttgaagagcttccaattcttcattcatcgcctttgtccattttggatcagtcaatgcatcctgcacgttactaggaatagatacagtagataattgatcaacaacaagtgcatgtgacccagaaatcctatggttagacataaaattagctatagggtatttagctttggctttgatatctggttcatattgtttcttaggaattcccttggtaaccctttgtgatttcctaggttcgacactttctaacccagaagattcattaaattttaggggtacctgaggaggatcattctgaccgggatcttcagttggtgatgcagaagggggaatatcttgtgtgcgagcttcagatacgtcttgattttgattcaaactatccagaaaagttgtctcttctgtctcggaattcacaacactctgttcggcagttacattttctgtttcggaattcacaacactctgttcggcagtcgcattttctgtttcggaattcgcaacacttcgttcggcagtcgcattgtctatttcggaattcataatgctctgttcggcaactgcattttctgtttccaaatttctaccctcaaatgtatcctccaaattttccaagtcttcaaagacatcaaaatcaataatagaacgaggattcccttcacaacctctctccccctgaagggaagactgagaagcgccccctgagtaataaggctcggattcacgaaaagcaacatcaagagagacatgtaaagtgccagtaagaggatcataacatcgataacccttctggaagtcagcataaccaacaaatatacacttacgggcacggggatcaagcttgctgcgttgaggcttgggaatatgaacataagctgtgcacccaaacacccggggctccaaattaggcatagaagggatggtcaaaagtgtatgaagcttctgatgaggattttgaaactcaatcacccgtgaaggagtacggttgataagatatgctgctgatttcactgcttctccccaataggaccgaggtacattcattccaaacaaggaagcacgaacaacttccatcaactgcctgttcttccgttctgctaaaccattctgttgaggagtataagaattggaggtttgatgacgaattccatgtgaccggcaaaactcaatcatagggccattcacaaactctccaccattgtcagactgaaacactctgatggattgttgatactgagttgccaccattttgtgaaattcgataaacattccaaatacatcac
Coding sequences within:
- the LOC133711168 gene encoding uncharacterized protein LOC133711168 codes for the protein MAARLASSLALAKGKKKVDLRPSQGKGLRQSEVFMVGKLLTAREFKVCSFLGMFRSAWRVNGTLQVEEAEGGRVLFTFSDPTDRARVWRGAPWGFNCAPVALAEYDGVMPIEKVPLVKSSYWITLQCIPPAFRSERVMTMIGYTLGDFQEIDKQGKKVCKYRIRVEIPLIRPLSFQRWYWVEDTMEFLCKFRYDKFLGL